The window TTGCGGGAAGAAATTGCCACGGCCAAGGGGCAAAAGCGGGCCAAGTTGATCAAGCGCCTGCGGGTGATTGACAACTTTGTGGCCACCGGGGCCAAGGCCGAGTGGATGGTGCTGGATGTGATTCCGGTGATCCCGCCCGACCTGCGACCGATGGTGCAGTTGGATGGGGGTCGGTTTGCCACCTCGGACTTGAATGATCTCTATCGTCGGGTGATTAACCGCAACAACCGGTTGGCTCGCTTGCAAGAGATCCTGGCTCCGGAAATCATTGTCCGCAACGAAAAGCGGATGTTGCAAGAAGCCGTTGATGCGCTGATTGATAACGGTCGGCGCGGTCGGACGGTGGTGGGAGCCAACAACCGCCCCCTGAAGTCCCTGTCGGACATCATTGAAGGGAAACAGGGTCGCTTCCGCCAAAACCTGCTGGGTAAACGGGTGGACTACTCCGGCCGTTCCGTAATCGTGGTCGGGCCGAATCTGAAGATTCACCAATGCGGTCTGCCCCGGGAAATGGCGATCGAGCTGTTCCAGCCCTTCGTGATTCACCGGCTGATCAAGCAAGGGTTGGTCAACAACATCAAGGCCGCCAAGAAGATGATCCAGCGCAACGATCCCGCCGTGTGGGATGTGCTGGAAGAGGTGATTGACGGCCACCCGGTGATGCTGAACCGCGCTCCGACCCTGCACCGGTTGGGGATTCAGGCCTTTGAGCCGATTCTGGTGGATGGGCGTGCCATTCAGTTGCACCCGTTGGTTTGTCCGGCCTTTAACGCGGACTTTGACGGTGACCAAATGGCGGTACACGTGCCCCTGTCGTTGGAAGCCCAGGCCGAAGCGCGCCTGCTGATGCTGGCTTCTAATAATGTGCTGTCCCCGGCAACGGGTCGCCCGATTATTACCCCTAGCCAAGACATGGTGTTGGGCTGTTACTACCTAACGGCCGAAAACCCGAACCAGAAGGCCGATGTGCTGCGCTACTTTGCCAGCCTGGATGATGCGACGATCGCCTACGATCGGGGCAAGGTGGGCCTCCATACCTATGTTTGGGTGCAGTACAACGGCCCCGTGGAGCATGACGAGGGCGTTGGGGAGCAGTGGGTGATGGTGGGTGAAGACACCATCGATGTGTCCCTGAATGGTGAAACCCCCGTGATTAACAACGGCCATGTGGTGGTGGAAGGCACGGCTTTGGCGGCCGGTGTGAGTGCGCCCGCCACGGGGCAAGTGATTCGGATTACGCCGGAGCAGGTGACGATTCGCGTGGCCCAGCCGGCCGAGTCGGTGACGATTCCCGCAGGCAGCACCGCCACCACCATCACCCTGGGCAAAAAGACCCGCCGCCCCCTCAGCCTCCGGCGCGAGTGCGATGGTGAACTGCTGGCCCAATATATCCGCACCACGCCGGGGCGCATTTTGCTGAACCAAACGATTCAACAGGCTGTCCTCAGCATCGGCTAATCCAGCCTGCGCGATCGCCCCGTTGGCCCTGGCCCCGATCGGGGCGATCGCTTTTCCCTGCTTGGCCCCATCACCGCAACAAGATCGAACCGATCATGGCTGACCAACCGACCCAACCCATCTTTTACAACCGCGTGATCCGTAAGGGTCAACTGCGGAACCTGATTGCCTGGGCCTTTACCCACTATGGAACGGCCCGCACCTCCCAGCTTGCCGATGCCCTAAAGGATCTGGGCTTTAAATTCGCCACCCGTGCCGGGGTCTCGATTAGCGTCGATGACCTGCAAATTCCGCCGATTAAGCGCCAACTGCTGGAAGCCGCCGAAGAGGAAATTCGCCGCACAGAAACCAAATATGTGCGCGGGGAAATTACGGAAGTGGAGCGCTTCCAAAAGGTAATCGACACCTGGAACGGCACCAGCGAAAACCTGAAAGATGAGGTGGTGCGCAACTTTGAATCCAACGATCCCCTGAACTCCGTCTACATGATGGCCTTCTCGGGAGCGCGGGGGAACCTGTCCCAGGTGCGCCAGTTGGTGGGGATGCGCGGCTTGATGGCGAACCCCCAAGGGGAAATCATCGACTTGCCGATTAAAACCAACTTCCGCGAAGGGCTGACCGTCACCGAATACATCATTTCCTCCTACGGGGCGCGTAAGGGGTTGGTGGACACGGCGTTGCGCACGGCGGACTCCGGTTACCTAACGCGCCGGTTGGTGGACGTGTCCCAGGACACGATCATTCGGGAAACCGATTGCGGCACGGAACGGGGGATTCCGGTTCGGGCCATGACCGACGATGAAAAAATCCTGATTCCGATTAGCTCCCGACTGTTGGGTCGGGTGGTGGCGGTGGATGTGGTTCATCCGCAAACCGGCGAGGTGCTGGCGGCCCGCAACCAAGACATTTCCGATGAGTTGGCCAAGGAAATCGAAGCGGCGGGCGTGGAAGAGGTGATCGTGCGATCGCCCCTGACCTGTGAAGCGGCCCGATCGGTCTGCCAAAAGTGCTATGGCTGGAGCTTGGCCCACGGCAGCATGGTGGACATGGGTGAAGCGGTGGGGATTATCGCGGCCCAGTCGATCGGGGAACCCGGGACACAGCTCACCATGCGCACCTTCCACACGGGGGGTGTCTTCACCGGGGAAGTGGCCGGTCAGATTCGTGCGCCCTTTGATGGGGTGGTCAAATATCCCAAGAACCTGCGGGCCCGCTCCTTCCGCACCCGCCACGGGGAAGATGCCCTGTTGCTGGAAGCGCCCACCAAACTCACCGTGGAAGCCGGTGGCAAAAAGGAAACCTTCGAAGCTAGCCAAGGTTCGATCCTGATTGCCCGCAGCGGTGAAGAAGTGAAGCTGGGTCAAATGCTGGTGGAGGTGCAGGCCCAAGGGCGCACCACCCGGAAATCCACCGAAAAAGCCACCAAGGACGTGCCTTCGGACATGGCCGGTGAGGTGCTGTTCGATGGAGTCTATCCCGAAGAGAAAAAAGACCGCCAAGGCAACACCACCCGGATTGCTCAGCGGAGTGGGCTGATTTGGGTGCTGTCTGGGGAAGTCTACAACCTGCCGCCGGGGGCTGAACCCACGGTCAAAAATGGCAGCGTGGTAGAGGCCAACAGCATCCTGGCGGAAACCCGCCTGGTGACGGAGCATGGCGGGGTGGTGCGCCTCCCGATCGAGGTGGCCGAAGCCGACGGCAAGGCCGGCAGCCGAGAAATTGAAATTATCACCGCCTCGGTGTTGCTGAACGAAGCTCGGATCCGCACCGAAAGCGCCCAAGGTCGCGATCACTACCTGATTGAGACCGATCGGGGACAACTGTTCTCCCTGATTGCCACCCCCGGCACCAAGGTGTTGCACAACCAAGTGGTGGCCGAGCTGATTGACGACCACTACCGCACCAGCACCGGCGGGATTCTGCGCTACTCCGGCGTGGAAGTGGCCAAAAAAGCCAAGGGCAAACAGGGCTATGAAGTGCTCCAAGGGGGCACGCTGCTTTGGATTCCCGAAGAAACCCACGAAATCAACAAGGACATCTCCCTGTTGATGGTGGAAGACGGCCAGTATGTGGAAGCGGGCACCGAGATCGTCAAGGACATCTTCTGCCAGAGCGCCGGGATCGTGGAAGTGATCCAAAAGAACGACATTCTGCGGGAAATTTCGATCAAGCCCGGTGATCTGCGGATGGTCGATGATCCGGACTTGGTGGCCACCGTCGATGGGCAAATCATCACCCCCGGTCAAGACATTATTCCGGGGCTGCCGGCCGAAGAGCTGGTTTGCGTGGAATATGTGGAAACGCCGGAAGGGTCGGGCCTGTTGCTGCGGCCGGTGATTGAGTTCACTGTGCCCGATGAGCCGGCCGTGCCGAGCCAAGATTCCGCCGAAGAAGCCGGGCGATCGATCAAACTGCGGGCCGTTCAGCGGATTCCGTTCAAGGACGGTGAGCGGGTTAAGTCCGTGGAAGGGATTGACCTGCTGCGCACCCAACTGATCCTGGAAATGGATAAGGGTACGCCGCAGTTGGCCGCCGATATTGAACTGGTGGATGATCCAACGGACGAAGACATCAAGCGCCTGCAACTGGTGATTTTGGAATCCCTGGTGGTGCGGCGGGATGTGTCGGCGGATCCGACCCAGGGCAGCACCCACACGCGCCTGCTGGTGAAGGATGGCGATCGGGTGGATCCGGGAGCCGTGGTGGCCCGCACCGAAATCCAAGCCAAAGACGGCGGGGAAGTGCGCGGCATTCGCGGCGACGGGGAAAGCCTGCGGCGTTTGCTGATCATGCGCCCCACCGATCAGGTGACCGTGGCGACCCAGGCAACTCCGACCGTCAAAGTGGATGACTTGGTGGTGGCGGGCAAGAGCGAAATTGCGCCCGGCCAGGTCAGCGCCGAATCGGGCCAAGTGCTGTCGATCGGGGAAGATCACCTGGTGTTGCGGGTGGCACGCCCCTACCGCGTGTCCTCCCAAGCCGTGTTGCACATTGACGATGGCGACTTGGTGCAGCGGGGTGACAATCTGGTGTTGCTGGTATTTGAGCGCACCAAAACCGGAGACATCATCCAAGGTTTGCCCCGGATTGAGGAGCTGCTGGAAGCCCGGAAGCCCAAGGAAGCTTGCGTGTTGGCCCGTCGTCCCGGTACGGCCCAAGTGGTCTATGGGGAAGATGACACGGTGGAAGTCAAGATCATCGAGAACGATGGCACCTTGGCGGAATACCCAATTCGAGCCGGTCAAAACGTGCAGGTGGTCGATGGCCAAACGGCGAACGTGGCGGAACCGCTGACCGACGGCCCGGCCAACCCCCACGAAACCCTGGAAATCTTCTACAACTACTACGCGGAGTTGATGTCGCCCTACGAAGCGGCCCTCGACAGCTTGCAACGGGTGCAAAAATTCCTGGTGGATGAAGTGCAGTCCGTGTACCAGTCCCAGGGGATTGAAATCTCCGACAAGCACATTGAAGTGATTGTGCGGCAGATGACCTCCAAGGTGCGGATCGATGACGGTGGCGATACGACAATGCTGCCGGGTGAGTTGGTGGAACTGCAACAGGTGGAGCGGGTGAATGAAGCCATGTCGATTACCGGCGCGGCTCCGGCCCTTTACACGCCCGTGCTGTTGGGGATCACCAAGGCTTCGCTGAACACGGACAGTTTCATTTCGGCGGCCAGTTTCCAGGAAACCACGCGGGTACTGACGGAAGCGGCGATCGAGGGCAAATCCGACTGGCTGCGTGGCCTGAAGGAAAACGTGATCATCGGTCGTCTGATTCCGGCGGGTACGGGCTTCAATGCCTACGAAGAAGGCCTGGTGGATGAAATTAGCCCCTACGAAACCACGGGTTACACCCTGACCGATCCGCTCTACGGCGACGATGGAGAGCTGGCCGATGTGGTGCTGGACGATCGCACGGCGCGGGCCTATGAGCTGGAAGGGACGATCGACCTGGGTGCTGAGGCGGCCTATGGCCTGAGTCGCAACCCGGCGATCATCGATGATGAGGACATCGGCGGCAGCTACGGCAGCCGCTACACCAGCAGCGGTGATGAGGAAGAGGAAGAGGGTTACACCGACGGCGGCGAAGATTTCGACGACGAAGACTAGGTGCTCAACCCTGTGACCCGATCGCCCGGCCCGGTCGGGTAGCGGTGATGGGGGCAACACCTAACCTCAGCCACTGGATGCAGCCACTGGATGCATCCTGATTAAGCGTTATTTCGAGGAGCGATCCAGATCATTGAGATCATGGGATCGCTCCTTTTTGATGGCGGCGTGACCAACCCGGCATAATGAGAAAGGCCCCAATTTCTACCCT is drawn from Limnothrix sp. FACHB-406 and contains these coding sequences:
- a CDS encoding DNA-directed RNA polymerase subunit gamma; amino-acid sequence: MSKLKQRFDYVKIGIASPERIRQWGERTLPNGQIVGEVTKPETINYRTLKPEMDGLFCERIFGPAKDWECHCGKYKRVRHRGIVCERCGVEVTESRVRRHRMGFIKLAAPVTHVWYLKGIPSYMAILLDMPLRDVEQVVYFNSYVVLDPGNAADLSYKQLLSEEQWIEIEDRLYADDSDLEGVEVGIGAEAIQRLLQDIPLEQEAERLREEIATAKGQKRAKLIKRLRVIDNFVATGAKAEWMVLDVIPVIPPDLRPMVQLDGGRFATSDLNDLYRRVINRNNRLARLQEILAPEIIVRNEKRMLQEAVDALIDNGRRGRTVVGANNRPLKSLSDIIEGKQGRFRQNLLGKRVDYSGRSVIVVGPNLKIHQCGLPREMAIELFQPFVIHRLIKQGLVNNIKAAKKMIQRNDPAVWDVLEEVIDGHPVMLNRAPTLHRLGIQAFEPILVDGRAIQLHPLVCPAFNADFDGDQMAVHVPLSLEAQAEARLLMLASNNVLSPATGRPIITPSQDMVLGCYYLTAENPNQKADVLRYFASLDDATIAYDRGKVGLHTYVWVQYNGPVEHDEGVGEQWVMVGEDTIDVSLNGETPVINNGHVVVEGTALAAGVSAPATGQVIRITPEQVTIRVAQPAESVTIPAGSTATTITLGKKTRRPLSLRRECDGELLAQYIRTTPGRILLNQTIQQAVLSIG
- a CDS encoding DNA-directed RNA polymerase subunit beta', translating into MADQPTQPIFYNRVIRKGQLRNLIAWAFTHYGTARTSQLADALKDLGFKFATRAGVSISVDDLQIPPIKRQLLEAAEEEIRRTETKYVRGEITEVERFQKVIDTWNGTSENLKDEVVRNFESNDPLNSVYMMAFSGARGNLSQVRQLVGMRGLMANPQGEIIDLPIKTNFREGLTVTEYIISSYGARKGLVDTALRTADSGYLTRRLVDVSQDTIIRETDCGTERGIPVRAMTDDEKILIPISSRLLGRVVAVDVVHPQTGEVLAARNQDISDELAKEIEAAGVEEVIVRSPLTCEAARSVCQKCYGWSLAHGSMVDMGEAVGIIAAQSIGEPGTQLTMRTFHTGGVFTGEVAGQIRAPFDGVVKYPKNLRARSFRTRHGEDALLLEAPTKLTVEAGGKKETFEASQGSILIARSGEEVKLGQMLVEVQAQGRTTRKSTEKATKDVPSDMAGEVLFDGVYPEEKKDRQGNTTRIAQRSGLIWVLSGEVYNLPPGAEPTVKNGSVVEANSILAETRLVTEHGGVVRLPIEVAEADGKAGSREIEIITASVLLNEARIRTESAQGRDHYLIETDRGQLFSLIATPGTKVLHNQVVAELIDDHYRTSTGGILRYSGVEVAKKAKGKQGYEVLQGGTLLWIPEETHEINKDISLLMVEDGQYVEAGTEIVKDIFCQSAGIVEVIQKNDILREISIKPGDLRMVDDPDLVATVDGQIITPGQDIIPGLPAEELVCVEYVETPEGSGLLLRPVIEFTVPDEPAVPSQDSAEEAGRSIKLRAVQRIPFKDGERVKSVEGIDLLRTQLILEMDKGTPQLAADIELVDDPTDEDIKRLQLVILESLVVRRDVSADPTQGSTHTRLLVKDGDRVDPGAVVARTEIQAKDGGEVRGIRGDGESLRRLLIMRPTDQVTVATQATPTVKVDDLVVAGKSEIAPGQVSAESGQVLSIGEDHLVLRVARPYRVSSQAVLHIDDGDLVQRGDNLVLLVFERTKTGDIIQGLPRIEELLEARKPKEACVLARRPGTAQVVYGEDDTVEVKIIENDGTLAEYPIRAGQNVQVVDGQTANVAEPLTDGPANPHETLEIFYNYYAELMSPYEAALDSLQRVQKFLVDEVQSVYQSQGIEISDKHIEVIVRQMTSKVRIDDGGDTTMLPGELVELQQVERVNEAMSITGAAPALYTPVLLGITKASLNTDSFISAASFQETTRVLTEAAIEGKSDWLRGLKENVIIGRLIPAGTGFNAYEEGLVDEISPYETTGYTLTDPLYGDDGELADVVLDDRTARAYELEGTIDLGAEAAYGLSRNPAIIDDEDIGGSYGSRYTSSGDEEEEEGYTDGGEDFDDED